TCAAAATATTTAAATTTAAAATTATCTATTATATTTTTAATAAAAGCATATTAAAAATAGCAAAATATAGATTTTGAATACCTATATAAATTTAAAAAGTTTACAATTATTTATTTTTTTTGTATGATACTTATAAGTGGAGGATAAAGAGAGGAAAACTTATTTGAAAACATCGAGCAAAATAAAACATCGTTGTTATCATTAGATAATAAATTTGATGTTTAATAAGCACCAATATGTTGTTGTACATCAAGTAGTTTAAGTTGCTAGTTACTATATAATATTTGAGTTAGCTCAAATATTATATTTTTATAGTAGGAAAAAATGAGTTTGAATGAGAAGAAAATTAAAAAATCTATGTCAATTAATTGCAAGACTCAGTATATTTTAAAATAGGCTGGCAAAGTATTATCAAAACAATATTATATAGAATAGCAATGAATTTTTTGAAAAGAAAATTCTGAGCTGTTATCGTTGGATTTTACAAAAACTTTAAACAATAGAATACTGAAGATAATTATTTTAAATTAATATTTAAAAGAAAAAGTTCAAGATATTTTTATTCAAGTAAAATTAATAACTTGGATAAAGGAATTTATAAATATAATAAGTATTCACATTCAATAAGTTTAGTTAATCAAACTGAAATTAATTTGGATAAATAATTTTTTTAAATAAAAATATAGAAAATAGGTCTTTAATATTTTTTTATTTTTTTAATCAAAATATTAATTTGTATAAATATCAAGATTTGAGTACAATACTTTTTTTGAGAAGCAGGAGCAATTTCACAAAATGTTTCATTAATTGCTTAATCTTTACTTTTAGGATCTTGTGATTATGGTGGAATGATACCGTAAAAAATTGTTGACTTTTTAAAATTAAATAAATATTTTAATCAATCAGTAATTGGATTTACTCTAATACGAAAGACAGAATAGATGAAATATGTAAAATCTATAGATACTAATATTTATATAAAAGAAAATTTAATTTTCAGTTAAGTCTGATGAGCAAGTAAATGAAGACTACTTCTATGTAATAGATAATCAGAAACTTTGTGAAATTAATAAATATTTTTTAAATAAAAATTTAAAAGTTTTTAATGTCAGAAATTTTATTGAAATTAAAAATAATGGAATACCTATATTTATACTGAAAAATTTTAATTATAAAAATTGATTAAGCATAAATTAAAGTCTAATTTCAAAAAAAAAATAAGCGTATATTTATTTAAACTTATAATTAAATTTTAAATATAATTTACTATTATATGGATTATTGTTACTAATACTTTTTTATTTATTAAATATATTTAGAACCAATTTCATAGATAATATATTTTTTCAACCTAATTTTTATTTTACCTATAACGCAAAGCAAAATTGAAGTTAGGATTATGTTTTTATTAGAAAGCATAATCATGAAACTTTATACAAATAATATTAAAAGAAAATTTTCAAAGGAGGATAAATATGCTTAAAATTACTAATCTAGAATATTCAATTAAAAAGAAAAAAATTATAAGCATTCAGAAACTAAATATTAGAAGTGGAGAAAAATTGGCAATAATGGGTTTGAACGGCTCTGGGAAAATAACTCTTGTTGAAATTATATTAGGAATAAGAAAAGCATAAAAAGGAATTTTAGATTTTGATAGTAAATATATTTTAAATGCTGTTTTTCAAGAATCAAGTTTTGTAAATGATATAAGTTTAAAAGAAATATTTTACTTATATTGCAGTTTGTATAAAGTTCAAAAAAATCATATGAATTATTTTAAAAAATTTAATTTACTTGATATAGAAAATAATAGTTATAAAAAAATATTTGGTGGTCAACAACAAAAATTTAAATTTTTAATTTCATTATTAAATGAACCTAATTTACTTGTTTTAGATGAAATAACAACATCATTAATATGTCAGGAACAGTTTCAAAAGAAAAAACACAAAAAACTGGGGGAAACTTATTAGGAATGAGTGCAAATCCTTTCTTAAAAGCAAGTGAATGAGGATGACAAATTGATGGTCAAGGGTTAAGATATACTTTAAATGATTTATGAGATAGATATTATTTACCATTATTTATTTCAGAAAATGGTCTTGGTGTTGATGAGAAATTAAATGAAAATAACACTATTGAAGATGATTATAGAATCGATTATATGAAAGAACATTTTATTGCAATAAATGACGCAATAAATGATGGTGTAGATGCTATGTGAGGAGTTATTGATTTAGTAGCTGCTTTAACTTGTGAAATGTCAAAAAGATATGGATTAATTTATGTTGATTATGATGATTATCATAATGGAACTGGAGATAGATTTAAGAAAAAATCATTTAATTGATTTAAAAATTTTAAAGAAACATATGAATTATAGTTTTTTTACGGCTATTTAGTGAACATCTAAAATAAGATTAATAATATTTATTATTAACCTTATTAAAGATGTTGTTTTTAATAAATAAAAACCCATATAAATTTTGTATAGGGAATACTCGACTTTTTTAATCAATACAATCTTTTGTTACTATTAAATCAAAATTATTATGTAAAGTTAAAATAGTTGCTGATCATTTTTCACTAATTTTTTCAGAAAGCATCATTTTAATTGCTTCTTTTTTTTGAAGTTCCATTGGCAATCATTATTAATTTTTTACTGCTCATAACTTCTCTAGGACCAATTGTTACAAAATCACCACTAATTTTTTCTTTTAAATTTAAACTTTCTTCCAAACTACTTAATTAATTTTGAGGGATTTTAATAAGTCTTATTTTGGATCCAAATTCCACTTCACCTGATAAATTTCCACAAAAATGCCCATCAGCCCCTAAACCAATAAAAATAATATCTAAACCTCCATTAGATTTAACAATATCATTTCATTGTTCATAATTTTTTGTATTTAAATGAATAAAACTACTTTGAGATAAATCAATTTTATCTAAAATTATCTGTCTTAATTCATTTTTAGTTGCACCAAATTTTATTTCACTATTTTTATATTCGATTTCATCAAAATTATAAATTTTTTTATTTACAATTTTCTTATTCTTTAACATTTCTGCAAGAATTTCATAAGCTCTAATTGGTGTTTTACCCCCAGTTAAAGCAATATTTAATGGTTCGTTTGTTATTAAAATATCATATAAAATTTTTGCAGTATATTCACTCATTTCTTCATAATCATTTTTTACAATTAAATTCATATTTTTTACTCTTTTCTTTCTATAGATATATTTTAATAATAAAAGTATATAAAGTAGTTTATAAAATATAAAATACTTTACTTTTAGGAAAAAATTCCAAACAATTTGTTTTTTTCAGTTTATTTTAATGTATAGTTAGAGTAAAGGAGAAAACACATGGATAAAATTGTAAAAGTAACTATTACTAAAATTGTTGACTTTGGTGCATTTTGTGATGCAAGTATCGATGGAAAAACTTACAAAGGGTTAATTCATATTTCTGAAATAGCTGATAGCTTTGTGACTAATGTTTCTGACTATGTAACAGTAGGGCAAGAAGTTGACGGTTATGTTATTTCAATCGATGATAACAAAGATCAAGCAAAAATATCATTAAAAAGAGTTTAAACGATTTATTCACTGTTAAGTTTATATATATAATTGATCTTATTAGTATTTTTTATTAATGTGTTATCTTATATAAAAATTTAAAGTATTTTAATCAGTATAAAATTTAATGAAAAAAAACTTATAGATAAACCTATAAGTTTTTTTATTTGTTTTTATATACTATAAACTTCCTAGTATATCTGCAACTTTTGCTCTATATTCTTCAAGCTCTTCTCTTAAAGCATTATTTTGCTCAAGCAAATCTGTAATAACTTCTTCAATTCTTTCAAAAGCTAAATCACTTGTATTTTTTAAATTATTTAAAGAATCTCTAATCTCAGTAGAAGATACGTCTCTTTTACTTGACTTTGCCATATTGTGTTACCTCCGTTAAGTTCTTCCCTAAACATAAATTTATTATATATTAAATTACTATTAAATTCTAGATTTTATTTTATGTTATAAAAATTATTAAAATCTATTTTATAACATAAAATAATATAATTACCTTATAATTATTGTATGTAAGGATGTAAATAAAATATGGAATCAATATTTGAAAAATTGGAAAATACCTCAAAAGATTTTAAAGATACAACATTTAAATTAATAGCAAATCAAATTTTAAGTTGTTGGCAAACAGGTGCTTTTAAAAATCAAGAAACTTTGAGTAAAGAATGTTTTGTTTCTAATTCAATAATAACTAAATTTTCAAAAGGATTAGGTTATTCAGGATATAGAGAATTATTGTTTGAACTTAAAAGAGAGTACAATCATTATAGTTTTAAAAATGAAAATTTTGATGAATTTAAATTTGAAAACTTTATTTACTCATTAGGTGAATGAATAAAAGAAAATAGTAATTTTATAAAAAAAATTTCTAAGAATTTAATTAATGTTAAATTTGTGAAAATATATTCTTCTTATCAATCAAGGCTTGCAAGTAAATATCTATTCGAGCTTTTATTAATGCTTGGAAAAGTAACAGTTATTATTGAACAAGAATATAGTTTACTTGGTAATCCAATTGCTGATGAAAATTCATTAGTAAATATATTAATTTTAGCAGGTAGGGATAATGATACTTTAATTAGAAAATTTAATAATGATGTAAATAAAAATTCAAATTGTTATTTAATTACTACTTCAAGACAAGTTCAAAAAATGGAAAATTCATTTCAAGAAACATTATTAATAGACTTTGAATTTGATAACTCAAGTTTCTTTTATAGAAATATTGCGTTAGAATTATTATTTTTAGAAATTTTTCATCAAATAATGTAAACATTATTTTAAAGATTGTTTTAAAAAATATTAAAAAAGTGAGTTTTTGAGCTCACTTTTTATTTAATAAAACTTAAAGTAGTATTTTTATAGTTTTCTAAATTCATATGCATTGAACTAGAATGCTTTGCATTATCATAAATCACTATTTGACTAATTGGCTTTAACTCAATTTTAGTTTTTAAATAGTGCATTACAATTGAATTATGATACATTATAAAATCATCTTTTTTACCATGAATAAATAAAATTTTTAAGTCTCTTATATTTTGATTAACTAGTAGTAAATTTACATCTTTAATATCTGATTGAGTATATCTTCTAAAATTATAATTAATTCCTAATGACATCAGTCATCATGGAAGCTTCAAATATTTTTTTAAAAAAAATCTAATTTGAGGGACTGCTTCAGCAAATCCACAATCTGCAATCATTCAATCAATTTTATTATTTTGATAGTATTTATTTGCAAAGTATAATGCTGAGGAAGCACCCATACTAACTCCAAAAACTCCAATTTCTTCAACTTTATAACAACTTTTAACTCAATTTATAACTTCATTTAAAATTTTTGAATTTGATCAACCAAAATCAGATTTTGTTCCATAAGTTTTACCATGAGCATAAGCATCAAAAGTTATTATATTATATCCTTGTTCATAAAAATGGGATACATTTCTTAAACCAATATATTTATTTCTCTTAAAACCATGTAATCCAATTACTCACTTATTTGAATTTTTATTTCTTACAATTAATGCACTTATTTGTTCTTTAAACAATCCAATATTAAATTCCTTTATTTGTTCTTCTGAAATATTAAAGTTTTCAATATTTTTTACTTTTAAATCATAAATAAGATGTTCGTAAGTATTTAGTTCTATATTGTGTTTGTTTTTTCCACTTCTTTGATATTTAAAGAGATAGCCAAGAAATAATAGAACACATAATCAGCTCATTAAAAGAACAATAGGAAAAAATATAATAGTTAAAGTAATATTAAATCAATTATAATGATATTTTTTTATTTTTTTTAAACTTTTTTCATAGTTCATACCAAATCATTCCTTTTTTCTATTTTAGCAAATATAAATAAAAAACAAATTGATAAAATGAAAAATATTTTTGAATACTTTTACAATATAATAAATTCATTATTAAAAGGGGATAAATAAAAATGAAAAAGTTTTTAATTTTTTTTGGAGTTGTAGGAAGTTTATCTTCATCATTTTTATACACATCTGAATTTATTAATGAAGCAAAAACTAATATAGATTATATAAAGAAACTTAGAATTATTAACAATTTAGAAAGTGATGAAAAAATTGAATATAATAATTTTATAGTTCCTAAAACTACAGTTAATGGTGAAGAAACAGTAATGTATTATGGAAGAGTTTTGAAATACTTTTTTGCAAATAGTGTAGAAATTTCTAATGAAGTTTTGGAAAATCTAAAAAATCAATTTTCAAAAAAAAGTGAATCAATAAGTGCACTTTCAATTCAAAATTTATTAGCTTCAACAATAAATTTAAGTATTTATGGCTCAAGTAGTGATGCAGAGTTTTTTGCAGAATCTTTTGCAAAATGATTAGATACACCGGATGAATTAAAAAATAAAAGTTGAGAAATAACAAATAATTTTTTTACAAATATTCTTCCTGAACTTTTGAAAACAGGTGCAATTTTAAAAGATCAAGATACTAATGCTGAAAAAACTATTGTTAATTTAGTTTCTAATAATATTTCAACTATAAAATACAATATCAATTTAGAGGTAAAAGATTCAAATCCAGTTGATCTAAAGTATCAAACAACAGATTTAATTTTTTCTCAATCTTATTGAAAAGGAAGTTCTAACTATAATGGAGCATTAAATTACATTGCTAAGCAAACAAATAATCAATCAGTATTAGAAACATTTGAAATAATTAAAACTTGAATTAATGATAACTATACCCGTGCAAGTGAAGCATCTATTCAAAAATTTAATGATTTTAATAAAAATAATTTTAAAAATTTTGATGAATTAGATAAGGAATTAGTTAAATATTCAATTGATAATGAAGGAGTTAGCAGATTACCTTTTAAAAAAGTTTATGATAATTTAGAAGAAAATTATTTAATAAGTATTCCTAGTTACTTTAATGATTCAGAAAAATGAACAACAACAGATACAAAAAATTTAAAACAGTTAACTTTATTTTTATATAATATTCTTTCATCTTTAATTGAAAATGAAATTTGAGTTAGAAATCTACTAACAGGATTTATAATATCACCCGATTACCCGCTAATTGGCGCTTCAAATGGAACAATGGGTTATACAAGTACTGCAGGTTATACAAATAGAGCTACTGGTAAATATGCTAGTACTACATACTCATATATAGTTTTGACAGGAGTTAGTTTAACAATTAAAGAATTTAATAGTAATTATAAAATGGGATTTTGAAGTTCACCTATAAAATATAATGTTCTAATTCATGAATATGGACATGCAATTGATGCTTTTGGAAGTAGATTAAATGAGAACAGAAATACAAATTATAGTAATGATATTTCCTATAAAGAAATGTATTCTGGTAATATTTTTGGAGATTATAAACAAACTTC
This genomic window from Spiroplasma taiwanense CT-1 contains:
- a CDS encoding 6-phosphogluconolactonase gives rise to the protein MNLIVKNDYEEMSEYTAKILYDILITNEPLNIALTGGKTPIRAYEILAEMLKNKKIVNKKIYNFDEIEYKNSEIKFGATKNELRQIILDKIDLSQSSFIHLNTKNYEQWNDIVKSNGGLDIIFIGLGADGHFCGNLSGEVEFGSKIRLIKIPQN
- a CDS encoding S1 RNA-binding domain-containing protein, giving the protein MDKIVKVTITKIVDFGAFCDASIDGKTYKGLIHISEIADSFVTNVSDYVTVGQEVDGYVISIDDNKDQAKISLKRV
- a CDS encoding MurR/RpiR family transcriptional regulator, whose product is MESIFEKLENTSKDFKDTTFKLIANQILSCWQTGAFKNQETLSKECFVSNSIITKFSKGLGYSGYRELLFELKREYNHYSFKNENFDEFKFENFIYSLGEWIKENSNFIKKISKNLINVKFVKIYSSYQSRLASKYLFELLLMLGKVTVIIEQEYSLLGNPIADENSLVNILILAGRDNDTLIRKFNNDVNKNSNCYLITTSRQVQKMENSFQETLLIDFEFDNSSFFYRNIALELLFLEIFHQIM
- a CDS encoding alpha/beta hydrolase — its product is MNYEKSLKKIKKYHYNWFNITLTIIFFPIVLLMSWLCVLLFLGYLFKYQRSGKNKHNIELNTYEHLIYDLKVKNIENFNISEEQIKEFNIGLFKEQISALIVRNKNSNKWVIGLHGFKRNKYIGLRNVSHFYEQGYNIITFDAYAHGKTYGTKSDFGWSNSKILNEVINWVKSCYKVEEIGVFGVSMGASSALYFANKYYQNNKIDWMIADCGFAEAVPQIRFFLKKYLKLPWWLMSLGINYNFRRYTQSDIKDVNLLLVNQNIRDLKILFIHGKKDDFIMYHNSIVMHYLKTKIELKPISQIVIYDNAKHSSSMHMNLENYKNTTLSFIK